The window CGCTGCTGGTGACGGTGCGGTTGCCTTTGGGCTCCAGAATCAGGCGGATTTATACCTATCCACTGTTTTCGGTCGATACAATTTAAGTGGGCGAAGTGATTGGTCTGCGGGGAGTATGAGCAGTTGGGATGCAGGTGATCCTCTTTTCGAATTGGGTATCGGTACGGGTGCTAAGGACGCTGATCGTGCGAACGCCCTGACCGTACTGAAGAGTGGACGGATTATTTTGGGTCCCCACCAGGGTTTTCCGGATTCTGATGAAACCCTGCAGATTAAGGGGCCAGCCCTGCTGGGGAACTATTCGGATATGAGCGCGGCTAGCCCAACGCCGGGCGCTGTTCGCTACGATGCCGTTAATGACGTGTTTGAAGGCTATCTTGCTGATGCTGATGGCGCGGGCAATCCCGGCTGGGCTTTGTTGTCGATCATACGAAATGAAATTAAGAATTGGGATGAAGCCTACCGTTGGGGGGACCACTCTTCGGCGGGTTACTTGAGGGTAGAATCGGATCCGGACTTCGAGTCCAGTCCGGCTGCCGACATCACTCAATCGGAGATCGAAAATTGGAATGCGGGGGCCTACACGAATCAATGGCTGACCGGGGCCTCGGCTCCCGCTTCGGAAGGCGACAACGACGATCTCTTTCTGAATGTAACGACGGGCGATTACTTTCAAAAGGTAGAGGGCGATTGGGTCGCGCTGGGTAATCTGACTGGGCCTCCTGGGCCCGCCGGTCGCGATGGGGTGGACGGTGACAGCTTTTTCACGCTGACCGGTTCGGGCGTCACTTATAACGGTGGAGGTGTCGGTATCGGGACTGAGCCGACGGAAGCATTGGAAGTGGATGGGAATATCAAAACATCCGGTGCCGTTATTCTGAGCTCCCATGCCGGCGATATCCCCGGAATAACTTACTGATGGTGCGACAAATCTAGCGACGAATGGATCACTCCGATCGTGTATGAAGAAGCATTTTAAAATCGCATCGCTCGGGCTCACTTTGCTTTCGACTCTGGTTTTCGCCGCACAGCCCGATTGGTGGACGGAGTATTCCCTGGTCGATTCGAACCCTCGACAGGACAAGGCCGTGGCTACGATCGGGCAGGCAAAACACGCGGTCCAAAAGGCCTTCTCTTATTTGGAGGCTGAATTGTCTTCCGTCGGCGGTGCCGGTGCGGAAGTGACGGCGCTTTATCAAACCTTCTGTGCTGCGGTCCCGGATAGTCCGGACAATGATTTACAAGCGCTCACGCTCGGACAGCTCAAGTATTTAGCAAAACCTTTCTATGATCGATTCAACGATCCGGAGGTCGGAATTGATACAGCCACCATGAACCCGGAATCCACGGGGATTTACCCCTGGACAGTCGACCAAGAAGACGATGCGGACCTGGCCCTGGCGACCGTCGGGCAACTAAAATTCGTTTTTAGTTTCGATCTGGATGACTGGGCACCTGCCTTGGCGGCTGAAATAAAAGCCGAGCCTGAAACGCTTTCGGTGACCCTGAAAAAAGGGGAATCCGCAGTTGTGCCGCTGACGCTAAAAAATAAGGGGGCGGATAGTGTGAGTTTTTCTTCGGCAGTAGTAAATGGTGTCATTGAAGGAGGTGAACCCTACTTGATGGAAAATTCTTCAGAAGGCTCCGTTCCCTATAAGTTTAATGATATTTCCACAACAGGCATTGAGATGCCTACGTTATCAAATAGTTTTTATGCTGACGAAAGGGTGCCTCTTCCAGAGGGGTCAGAATTTAGTTTTCCCTTCTATGGGGGGAATTACACCGACGTGTATGTCGGGACCCGAGGTATTATCGGTTTTTCAGATAGCGATAACTACGCACATGCCTCACCAGGTCAGATTCCGCAAAGCTATTCGCCCAACCTCTTCATCGCCGCATTTCGCACTTCTTTGTTTCCGGGTTCGTCCAGTGAGGCGAAAATCTTTTTCAAAGAAGAATCCGATCCGGGCCGTTTGATTATTCAGTATGAACAGGTGCCCTCTTACTACGGGGACTATACATTTCAGGTCGTTCTACATGAAGATGGCGACATCTTTGTCTACTACGAGAATGTTCCAGAGACCCATGACTACTATAGCGTCGTTGGTATTGAGAATGCGGACGGTTCGGAAGGCTTGGAGGTATTCGCGTACGGCAGGGGCTTGAAGATTGAAGATAAGATGGCTCTGAAATTTTTCGCCAATACGGGCGAATTTGTGCAGGCGGCTCCAGGGTCCGGGGAGATTCCAGCCGAGGGCTGTTTTTTGATGGATGTTGAATTCCGGTCTGCGGTGGCGACTGCTCCCGGTGATTACGATGCAAGCTTAAAGATCAGGGATGAGCGATCAAGTGCTTCGCTTTTGAGCGTTCCTGTAAAAATGGAGGTGGTGAATCAGCCAGCGAACCTTGAGATCGTTCGACCCGGCTATGGAGTTGTCGTCGAACCCGGTGCGGCCCTAAATGTGGAATATACCGCGAGTGACCCGGATTTTGGTATCGAATCGGTCGCTTTACTGGTGAATGGGGCTGAGATTAGTCGCGCAGACGGAGATCAAGCTGAATACGCGGTAAGCTGGACCGCGCCAATGTTGCCAGGTTCCTATACCTTTGTCGCGAAAGCAGTTGATGCCTATGGCATGCAAAGATTTTCAAAGCCCTTAATAATAAGGGTGGGGGAGGATCAGGATTCGGATGGCATGCTGGATTCCTGGGAGTTGGAAAACTTCGGGGGCTTGGAGGTTTCGCCTCACGGGGATTATGATGGTGACGGGATGCTTAATATTTTCGAATTGAACCACGGCACAGATCCAAACGGTCCTGAAAGTATTAAGCACGGCGACGCACAACCGGGAAACTTTACATACTACTTGGTCGACCCTGAACTATCGTCCGAGACCGCGTATAAGAAAAGGTCGATTCGTTCTGCAATCGATGCTGCAGCTGATTTCGACGTCATCGAGGTTTTGCCGGGAACTTACGATTTGAGCGAAACCCTCGAAATTGATAAAAAACTTCATATTTTTGCTTCGGCCGGGGCTCGGAGCACGATCATGGATGCCAGCCGCTTCGATGTTCAATCCGATCAAAGTCCTCTCTCCCTCCTGGAGGAATGTGTCCTTTGGGGGATTACCTTTTATGGCCGAGACGTCCTTTTGGGTAATGGGCGATCATTTATATCAGCCCCGCTCTCTAAGAATGGCATAACGTTTTACGGCTGTCGCTTCCTCGAGTTCAGCGGCCGTGGTTTGTTTTACGTAAACGCGACCGATGTGACTTTTGTTTCGTGCACGGTAGCCGGTGGCAGGTCGAGTGCGATTTACGCTAGGGGTTCCTCCTCTTATCCATGCGAGCTTAAAGTGATCAACTCGATTATTTGGAACGATAGTGAGGAGCACGAAATAGCGGCATACTCAAATACGACAATCACCTGTGTGAATTCGATTATTCGGTCCGCGAATAAAGAAGTGCTTGGCGAAGGCCGTGTTTTTGATGATCCGGACCTTGCCTGGGATTATTCTCTTCATTCGGAATCTCCTGCTAGGGATTCCGGTTGGTCTGGAATCTATGCGGATCCGGATTGCGATGGTGAAACGGTGCGGGACGGATTTGTGGATATTGGCGCAGATGAATTTATTGATACGGATATAGACGGAATGCCGGACTGGCTGGAGAAAGAAAATGGATCTTCTGTTTCTGCTTCGGGTGACCTGGACGGCGATTATCTCAATAATCTGGATGAGTACCTTATGGCGACTGATCTATTTGAATGGGATACCGATTCGGATGGGAACAGCGATGCCCAGGAAGTTCATATCTTTGGCACAGACCCGACATCCGAAAAGGATTATGTCGATGCTGCTTACTTGTCGCCCTACGCCGGTACATCAGATTACGACGGGGATGGACTGTCGGGGACATGGGAGCTCACCTACGGATACAATCCTTTCGTGGATAATGGTGAAGCCGTTCTGGACCCGGACGGCGATGGTCTTTCCAACTTAAAGGAGTATCAAGGGCGTACGGATCCATTTAATTTTACCAACTTAGTCGGCGTGGATAGTGACGGGGATGGGATTCCTGATTTATGGGAGATGGACAACGGGTTGGACTTTAGAGATCCGAGTGATGGGGCATTGGACCCTGATCAAGATAGGCTCACGAATCTCCAGGAATATCTTGCTCAATCTGATCCAAACGATCCCGACCTGAATGATAATTCAATTCTGGATGGAGAGGATACAGATGATGTTGACAGCGATGGGATTCCGAATGGATGGGAGAAGCGCAACGGGCTGGATTTTCTGAATCCTGAGGATGCTTTACAGGATGCTGACTCGGACGGGTTGGACAATTACTGGGAGTATGTCCTCGGTTACGCATGGAATGATCCGGATTCACTATCGGACGGAATCTTGGATGGGGACAGGGATGATGATCGCGACGGGATGCCGAACGACTGGGAGGCGAAATACTCGCTCAATCCCCTTAGCGAACCGATCTCGCCGGATTGGAATTTGGACGAGGACAACGACGGCCTGCTTAACTACTGGGAATTTCTAATGAAGACGGATCCACTCAATCCGGATTCGGATGGGGATGGTAAGGCGGACGGAGTCCTGGATTCGGATTCGGATGGTATGCCTGATGCCTGGGAATTGGCTGCTTCGCTCGACCCATTGAGCGGAGCGGACGCCGACTCGGATATGGATGGTGATGGTTTGACGAATCTCGAAGAATTTTCAATCGGGACTAACCCAAATGCCGTGGATTCAGATTCAGATGGCATCAACGATCGGAATAGAGACTTTGACGGGGACGGTATGCCCAATGGATGGGAGCTGTTACATCACTTGGATCCGACAAACGAGATCGACGCTTCGCTGAACCCTGATGCGGACGAGTTAAACAACCTGGAGGAGTACATGGAGGGCGCGGATCCTAATTTATGGGACTCCGATTCGAATGGGATCGCAGACGGTGACCTCGATCTGGATGCGGATGGCATGGGTGACACCTGGGAAGTTCGGCATGGTCTCGATCCTGATTCTGAGGGTGATGCTTTGGACGATGATGACGGTGATGGAGTCATTAATCGTCTAGAGTACAGAGCCCAGACTGATCCACACCGTAGAGATTCCTCGGACGTAAATCTGATTATCTACTCAAATCTCGATTGATTGAAATTGATGCAAAAGTCGCTGCTTAATTTGATGAGAAAACGTATTTTTATTTACTGTTTATTGGTTTTTAAGCTCGGCGCCGGCTTTTTAGGCGCATCGCCCTGCGGTCCGGCAGCCAAGTTTGATCCCACTGGGGTAAGCTCGATTATGGTATCCGGGCGAGCGGTAATTAAAGGATTCAGCCAATACACAGAGGTCCCTGACGGTGAGCTCCCAACCCTCTATCGAATACAATCCTGGAAGGGGATCAATTGGTTCACAAGTTTCTGCCGATGGGAGATTGGGGAAGGATCGATTTACAGCGGAATGAATCGAATAAACCAGGAGGGTGAGTTAATCCTCGGTAAGGCGATCAAGAGTTTTGAGCAAGGTTACTG of the Coraliomargarita sinensis genome contains:
- a CDS encoding right-handed parallel beta-helix repeat-containing protein; its protein translation is MKKHFKIASLGLTLLSTLVFAAQPDWWTEYSLVDSNPRQDKAVATIGQAKHAVQKAFSYLEAELSSVGGAGAEVTALYQTFCAAVPDSPDNDLQALTLGQLKYLAKPFYDRFNDPEVGIDTATMNPESTGIYPWTVDQEDDADLALATVGQLKFVFSFDLDDWAPALAAEIKAEPETLSVTLKKGESAVVPLTLKNKGADSVSFSSAVVNGVIEGGEPYLMENSSEGSVPYKFNDISTTGIEMPTLSNSFYADERVPLPEGSEFSFPFYGGNYTDVYVGTRGIIGFSDSDNYAHASPGQIPQSYSPNLFIAAFRTSLFPGSSSEAKIFFKEESDPGRLIIQYEQVPSYYGDYTFQVVLHEDGDIFVYYENVPETHDYYSVVGIENADGSEGLEVFAYGRGLKIEDKMALKFFANTGEFVQAAPGSGEIPAEGCFLMDVEFRSAVATAPGDYDASLKIRDERSSASLLSVPVKMEVVNQPANLEIVRPGYGVVVEPGAALNVEYTASDPDFGIESVALLVNGAEISRADGDQAEYAVSWTAPMLPGSYTFVAKAVDAYGMQRFSKPLIIRVGEDQDSDGMLDSWELENFGGLEVSPHGDYDGDGMLNIFELNHGTDPNGPESIKHGDAQPGNFTYYLVDPELSSETAYKKRSIRSAIDAAADFDVIEVLPGTYDLSETLEIDKKLHIFASAGARSTIMDASRFDVQSDQSPLSLLEECVLWGITFYGRDVLLGNGRSFISAPLSKNGITFYGCRFLEFSGRGLFYVNATDVTFVSCTVAGGRSSAIYARGSSSYPCELKVINSIIWNDSEEHEIAAYSNTTITCVNSIIRSANKEVLGEGRVFDDPDLAWDYSLHSESPARDSGWSGIYADPDCDGETVRDGFVDIGADEFIDTDIDGMPDWLEKENGSSVSASGDLDGDYLNNLDEYLMATDLFEWDTDSDGNSDAQEVHIFGTDPTSEKDYVDAAYLSPYAGTSDYDGDGLSGTWELTYGYNPFVDNGEAVLDPDGDGLSNLKEYQGRTDPFNFTNLVGVDSDGDGIPDLWEMDNGLDFRDPSDGALDPDQDRLTNLQEYLAQSDPNDPDLNDNSILDGEDTDDVDSDGIPNGWEKRNGLDFLNPEDALQDADSDGLDNYWEYVLGYAWNDPDSLSDGILDGDRDDDRDGMPNDWEAKYSLNPLSEPISPDWNLDEDNDGLLNYWEFLMKTDPLNPDSDGDGKADGVLDSDSDGMPDAWELAASLDPLSGADADSDMDGDGLTNLEEFSIGTNPNAVDSDSDGINDRNRDFDGDGMPNGWELLHHLDPTNEIDASLNPDADELNNLEEYMEGADPNLWDSDSNGIADGDLDLDADGMGDTWEVRHGLDPDSEGDALDDDDGDGVINRLEYRAQTDPHRRDSSDVNLIIYSNLD